The DNA sequence TGGCCATCAGAGTCAGGCCAGAATCCACAGGCTGTCAAAATTGTCACGTTTGCTCCTGACCTCCTGACCAAAACTGGCACAGAGGCCCAAGCTGGGTGCCACTGCTTTTTGCGGATCTTCTGGTCTGAAGCCGGTTCCAGGTCAGAAATGCATGCTATCTGGGAATCAGCATGTGGTGAGGATTTCTTCTGGATAAGGGGTTTGGAATACAAAACCCAACTGGCAcgtgaaattaaaaatggttgttataattTGAAGGGCAGCTTTTTCccgtttttttccttcagaaacAAACAACTGTCCTAACCCTTTGCCTTGCGTACCTCAAACATAAACGTAACTCTAACACTTACAGTTTTCCTAGCTACAATcttaaccctaactctaatcctaaaatataaataagtatCCGAGAGTCATCTCAAACATGGAATCTGTTCAAATGGATGAAAAATGAGCTAATTATGATCAattcaacaaaataaatcaatgtaaatttgtttgtcattttcactgaaaaaataccAAACTACAATGGGCTAATGCTTTAGACcccaataatttaaaaaaaaaatgctcatcCAGATCAAGAACAAACCCTTGTCCTGACTCTCTCCCTTACCCCCAAATGTAACCATAAAGTTTCCTGAACACTATTGCTTGTGATTTTCCGACCCCTAACGCTAACCCAAAAATCCTACCCCTAAttttaaccttaaccctaaaTATTGCCCAAAGAGTCATCTCAAATAAGGGATTTGCccattaaaaaggaaaacaaactaaTTATACCTAGCTATGATTCATTCCACAAGGAAACGGCAAGGGGATCtgtgtgaaataataattttattttgaaaaatatatttccccaAGAGCAAAACATTTTGGTTGTTCAGATCCAGAACAAACCTTTACCCTTTTCCCTGCCGCGGAGCATAACCGTAACTTGCCTGAACCctaaaaattttcattttcctaccctaaccctacctgaaATTATATCCCAAATCATAACACCAATTATGCCCCAAATATTATAAGCACTTTGTTTCTTGGAAAACCAGTTTTGTGGTCTATTAGAAATTACACAAATGGTACTTTGGCCTAAAAAAGAATTCTTACCCTATTATTTAGGTGATAATGTGACATCAATCTGGTGTGTGGGACATACAATAACTCCACCTTTTGTCTCAAAGTTCATCATGTAAAGTTTAACCTGCTGTTATCTGCTGACTGTATGTAGAAATGAAATTACTTTTGCATTTATGTTGTTGTTTGACATCTTATgtctttacttttttaatttcacatggataacacattttcttgttttgccTTGTGTTGGAAGTGGTGAGAACTTATAGACACTCTAAAAGCAAAACATCTCTTCTATTGTTTGAACAGGGACCAGATTATAAATAATCTGGGAAAGAAATGAATggcaaatgtaatttaatctttaaaaggtttaatcaTGTAGTAGCATTCAGTCAGTACATTCAAACAGTTACACGGAAATTCACATTATTACAATAACTGTCAACCAGaagaaaaatcacacaaaaatgcTTGTTCTGAATGTCATCTGACTGCCATATCTTGATTAATGAATACTCCATATTGTGCTCCAGCAGTCCGGTATCATTTGTCTTCAAGaatttctcttctcttctctctctgaaaaATATAAGAGGCATTTGAAAATTCAACAATTTGGGAAAGGGATGGTTGATGAAAGGAAATATCGGTAAATGTGCTTCTGAGCTTATTGAAACATCATCTATACTCACAGCAGCTGTACAGCTTGTTGATCCTCAGAATGTCCCCCTTGGACATACTTCTCCTCTGTCCAATAGATTGGTTTGGGTTGGGTACGGGAGTAATAGTGTCCAGCCCATTGGTTGAGAATGCAGTTCTagagaattgaaaaaaaaaaatgggtccctggtaaaacaatttcaaattcaTTGCTAACCAGATAGTCATAATGAGAATATATCCCTTTTCCTTACCTTCCATAATGCATGATAGACGTGTAGTCATATGGAGTATTCAGATTATTAGTGTCTTGCTCCTGAAAGTTGTAGATGGTGTCtgtcaaagaaataaatactttgTTTACTGTTTGTTAGAGAGCTTAAAAATATTGTCTATTTAAATGTGAACATAAAAATCATGTTGACCATACCAATGTAGTTGTCCTGCCATAACTGATTTGATTAAAGGGTTTTTTCTATCAAAATAGGCCCAAAATATGACAGGCAGTTCCTTACGTGGTGCAACATTCTCCCAGTTGATCCTGACGTATTCGTCCCGGTCGCTCCTTGTGTGCTCATGATAGAAACCCAGCGCATGGTTCAGCTCATGCTGAATGATACCGTGGTAAACACAACCATATCTGGCCAGAGACACTACCTGCTTGCCACCAGTTCTCCCCAGATAGGAGTAACAGCTGAAAGGAAATAGAAGGTCACCATTTCAGTGTTAGCCAGGCCTACCAAATGAAATCTAAGTagtattttctttccatttatcCTGCCATTAGTGTAAATGAGCTCACCCATCTCTGCTCTCAATACTGATGAAGTCTCTTTGACTCGACCGGGGAACAAAGCGAATGCAGGTTTCTGTGTTGAAGGTCTTCATGGCATTTTCAATTCTCTTCTTGTGATAATATGCTGTAATCcagaatttttcaaaaacaaacatgagaaaaatgagaactttcatttgaattataatatttacaaatatttaaagaaccaaaatgtaatgttttaaagacatgcaaaacaaatagtcttgtataatattatataaagcATAATATTATTACTGGTCCATTGACTATGTTATCTATGATATCTATTTCTCCAAATAATTGATTCATGCACAATATCATTACCCTTTCAGTATTAGTATCTGGGTGCACCAATGTATGAATACAGATTCTGCTTCACTTACAGAATTCACTGCTCACAGTGTAAGGCACTTCAACAAGTCCATCTGAGGATTTCCTCCATAAGCATTGGTTATTCCAGCAGTTTATGGCATTTCTGGTGTTTGACACAACCATGTCTCCCTCCATCAGTATCTCGCTGGACCCTTTTAGAGACAGAACACAGTCATTCAGAGCCAcctgggatttttaaaaagaatggaaaatgaCTTGAAAATGCAGAGAAATTTTATATGGGCACTCTGTTTCTGAATTTTCATTCTTTCATAGTTGCAGAACCCTTCACAACACTTTGAAAATGTAGAAATTCAAGAATGACAAGAAAGATCTACTTGTGATTCCTTTGCATTGTCACAAgtcactaaaataaaaatagaacacCAACCATTGTTGGACTGTAGAATCCTTGCAGTGATGTCCAAATCATCAGGATCCTCTGTTTGAACAGCTTGAAAGCAGAAGAGTTCAAAACACTCTTTTTATACTGACCTCATACTTGCAGTTATATtgttacagaaataaatactaTATAAAGTCAAAAACATCAGGTCCAGGATTATTTTATTGTCAATTAATTACTCACAAATCAGTGCAGAGTCATCTGCTTCACTTCCCAGGTCCTAAAGAAGAACGGGAGGCAGACGCTCAGTTAATAAAATTGAACACATGAGGTGAGAGTTAAGGGAATCTTTCCACTGTGTTTAGTGGACCATCTCTTACCACGAGGGGATGTGCCTGTGAGAGGCTCAGCAGCAGAGCTAGGATGGTGGAGATGAGTCTCTGGTCCATCTTCAGTCAGCGTTTGGAGATACTCAGGACGGTTCCCTCACGATGAGCTGATGTCTGAGATCTGTCAGGCCCTGTCTTTTATACAACCTCAGCTTGTAGGTGTGCCTGCAAGGGAATCAGGGATTACTGCCAATTCTCTACattcttcattcatttccaCCATTTCAATGAAACATGTAATTGTTATTCCTCAATTTGTTTACAGTGGTAAGCTGGGAAGATCATGAAAACTGATTGTCTcccagaaaacacacagagcttgTTATAAGTAGGTTTTAAGtgcttattttgtacagccCTTTTTTGGGTTCTGATTCTTACCGGCTTGTAAATACCTAATCTCTTTACGTACATTTATAAGGTGGGGTCTGGAATTCATGGGCATTCAGGGGTTGTCTTCTCAGTTTGTgttcatcatcatttttttctaaattagaACAAAAAGTTTGTATCTTCAACCCGACACAAATTAGAAAATGTATTGTGAATGTAGTACAGTTATCACTTGCAAAGCCATGCAAAGCAATacattactattactatttatATCAATATAATTCATATGAGTTTGAAAAATTGTATGAAACAGTCTCAATAACAGATAAGTAATGtgacagtgttttttattttaatttataaagaAATTTCTATGTAATTCCTTTTCTCTGCTCATTTTCTTAATAAGTAGTGTACTTCACCTTCTGTGGCCCACACAGATGAATTTGAAACCTTCACAGTCTTGACAGaagagaaattattttttgtagaaTTGTGGATATTTTAATTGCCTATGATTTAATATTACAAGTAGAATTGAAAATGTTTGGCAGTGAATAGACTTAATCAAGATAACGGAGAAATTGACAGGGTACTGTTGAATTGCAGACACcaatgtgtaaaataattgAACACGAAAAGCTGTGGAAACATGAATACTGATGAGTATTAAATAGTCCATGTAACAAgcatatttaagaaaaatatttcaagccGTCTCTAAAGAATTACAAGGGTTCTGTTTACCTTGATCAACCTtccttaaaaatataaataaccaGTTTAGTTTAAATTTATTGTTCAAATTTATCGCTGAAATGAGTTTAGTACACTCCCTTTAAAAGCTCATTTTGGGTGTGGAGAATTGGCAGTAATCCCTAATCCCCTTGCAGGCACACCTACAAGCTGAGGTTGTATAAAAGACAGGGCCTGACAGATCTCAGACATCAGCTCATCGTGAGGGAACCACCCTGAGTATCTCCAAACGGTGACAGAAGATGGATCAGAGACTCACCTCCACCATCCTAGCTCTGCTGCTGAGCCTCTCACAGGCACATCCCCTCGTGGTAAGAGATGGTCCACTAAACACAGTGGAAAGATTCCCTCAACTCTCACCTCAAATATGTGTTCAATTTTATTAACTGAGCATCTGCCTCCCTTTCTTCTTTAGGACCTTGGAAGTGAAGCGGATGATTCTCCACTGATTTGTGAGTAATTCATCGGCAACAACATAATTCTGTACCTGATGCTCTGATTCCATGTGACATTGTTTCTGTAACTACTGATTTGCAAGGGTGAGGTCAGGgttaaaaagaatgttttcaattCTTGTGTTTCAAAGCTATCCAAATAGAGGATCCTGATGATGTGGATATCACTACAAGCATTCTACAATCCAACAATGGTTagtgttatatttttttaatttttttgttaaaaacgTATAAATGTTCATTATTGTACGGCTACAATTCTAGTATGCTGCTAAAGGTTACACAAATATGAATGAGAAGTCAGAATATAAAATGgccattttgttaaatgttcAGAATTCTCAGCAAAGTAACCTGTGATCCTCTAAAtggctttgttttgacttcAAAGAGTCCAGTGAGacattttcagttctttttaaaaatgccaggAGGCTCTGAATGACTGTGTGCTATCTCTACAAGGGTCCAGCGAGATACTGATGGAAGGAGACCTGATTGTATCAAACACCAGAAATGCCATGAAGTGCTGGAATAACCAATGCTTATGGAGGAAATCCTCAGATGGACTTGTTGAAGTGGCTTACACTGTGAGCAATGAATTCTGTAAGTGAaggaatatttgtatttatacataCTGTAAGAACACCCTGGTGCTAATACTGAAAGATAATATTTTAcacaactgaattattttggGGCAATACATCAAACATAGTCAATAAGCCAGCAATAGTAGTCTATTAAGTATACATTTTACAAACCTTTGCTGTTAAAGAAAATCAGAGGTCAGATCCAGtgatcattatttatattaatgctGTCCATGAGTATGTAATTCATGTCTATTTTTGGATAATTCTGCATTACAGCATATTATCAGAAGAAGCGGATTGAAAATGCCATGAAGACCTTCAACACAGAAACTTGCATTCGCTTTGTTCCCCGGTCGAGTCAGAGAGACTTCATCAGTATTGAGAGCAGAGATGGGTGAGCTCATTTACACCAATGGCAGGATCAATGGAAAGAAAATACTACTTAGATTTCATTTGGTAGGCCTGGCTAACACTGAAATGGTGACCTTCTATTTCCTTTCAGCTGTTACTCCTATCTGGGGAGAACTGGTGGCAAGCAGGTAGTGTCTCTGGCCAGATATGGTTGTGTTTACCACGGTATCATTCAGCATGAGCTGAACCATGCGCTGGGTTTCTATCATGAGCACACAAGGAGCGACCGGGACGAATACGTCAGGATCAACTGGGAGAATGTTGCACCACGTAAGGAACTGCCTATCATATTTTGGACCTATTTTGATTGAAAAAACCCTTTAATCAAATCAGTTATAACAGgacaattacattaaaatggtCAACATGATTTTTATGTTCACGTTTAAATAGACAATAAGTTTAAGCTCTCTAACAAACAGTTAACAAAGTAtacaattatttgtacaggACAATATACTTAAACCCAATGTAACAAACAGCTAACAAAGTATCTGTTTCTTTAACAGACACCATCTACAACTTTCAGACACAAGACACTAATAATCTAAATACTCCATATGACTACACTTCTATCATGCATTATGGAAGGTAAGGAAAAGGACAGATTCACATTATAACTGCATCCAGTTAGTactgaatttgacatttaacaCAGACCATATGTTCTCCTTCCACTTCTCTAGAACTGCTTTCTCAACCAATGGAATGGACACTATAACTCCCGTACCCAACCCAAACAAATCTATTGGGCAGAGGAGAAGTATGTCCATGGGGGACATTCTGAGGATCAACAAGTTGTACAGCTGCTGTGAGTACAGACAATGCATCATTAACTCTGAAAAGCTACATTTTCAATGCCTTCACTCACCTGAGCCAGCAGCAAGAGTCATTTACGATCCTAGCTTATAAATAGTTAGcgaactggacattccaaattcaggTGTAATTATTAACAATATATTTCTTGACTGTTATTATGATAATCAGACCTTGACTGTGGGAAATATCTCTTATATTTTGCAGAAGAGAAAAGCTTGAAGACTACTGGTTCCTGACTGCCAGAGTGGAATGTTAAGCAATCCATCAATATATTTTAACCAGATTAAATGTAGAAAATCATGTAATGATTAATTATGTAAATTAGACATGTCATTTTAGTTACGGTTATTGATTTAATAATATGATGTTCATGTTGTATGTAACTGATGGAATGTACTGACTGAATGTTGctaattgattaaattaaaccTTACACAGATTAAACTGCAAtagtcattcatttttcttcccaGAGTTGTTCTATAATTTCGTCTTACTCAAACTGTAGCAGAGATGTTTTGCTTAAAAGATTCTGTATGGTTTTGGATTTTTGtggtttcattaaaaacactgattCACATCACCTTTTGCAATTGAATCAATGTTCAGTTTTTATAATGTGGACATCAAATCTCAACAAAAGGAAACAAGAATGTTTCTGTAAGGTGCctgattccagaaaaaaaaaaaattatgcatgtaaatatcaAATACAAAAGGAAAGTTAAAAAAGGGGTTAAAAAAGACACATAAGACAATGTGTACTCTGATAGTGGTAcatttgtataaaaatataaaaaggcaatatttacctttttataATGGTAGGGTTGTCACTCCAGGGAAACTCAACAaatttcatgttgaaatttgGGGGTTTTCTTTGCTGTTAAACTTTCTGCTGTCATTTTGACCCTGAGGGCATTAGAGGGTTCAATAAATTAGACCCAAATGGTATAGCCAAAAATTTGGAAAAAGTACGAAAGTAATTTTTTGTCTACATTGCTCTAACTCTGAGTATGCCACCTACCAGGTTGATCTGGGATACTGAAGATTGCAAAAGCAATCTTTTTTTGTGGGTTCCATAGATTGAAGCAATATGTCTGTATTGATATAGACataaattcaacattttaatgctgtccACATCTTAGAAAAACTAACATTTTCTCTGTCAacattatatgtatttattattaattttgatTACTTTTCTAGTTTGTATTATTGAGATACTTAAAATTGAGATAATTCTTAAAAACGTATTTGCCACTGATGCATTGCCATATTCATTCAAAGTAAATACTTTATTCTAACAGCAGCAATGCACATAATTCTCTTTGTAAAGTAccacaaaaaaactgttgtcCACTTGTACAAAAAGCCATAAACTATTTCCCTTTTCctttgtataaaaatgtatggaacAGGACCGTACAATAAGAAGTTGAAAGTTAACCTCAGAAAGCCATTTGACCTGAAATGTATGATATTTCTTCATAATAATATAGTACAATGGAGGCATTTTATCAGGAACTCACTGTCAATAAACGGctgcttttctctgtttttcacctgctgagctgtgcagtcagtgcACTGCATAACCTACACAGCTGGAGCTCACAGAATGCTGGCACCTGACGGACCAGGGAAGTCACACTTGAGTATGAGTGCTGGAATATCCTGCAGACTGAAAGCCCCCTTACCTGCGTGACATTAGGTCAATTATATCATCAGTCCTGTTTGTCAGCCAGGCACAGTCCACATAGCAACATATATCTGTTACATgctcccccatcccagcactttttggtaatttgtatttgccctaatactgtagcttgttcttctgcctagttggctttgcagaggttaggtcagaatagtgttcactgtgtgaactaaactgtgttcttggctagaaatgtactgtacaaaataagtactgtatcttattgaacctgtgttttgtagttgtccatgaccatgaaatgcactttttgtacgtcgctttggataagagcatctgccaaataaatgtaatgtaatgtaatatctggCCTGGGTAAGGCTCCGAGTCCATCGCAGCATCTGAGCTGGAACCATAACACAGGCTCGTCAGGCCTCCATAAACAGGGGGCCAATACCTGCAATGGCTGCATCTGGATCTGGATGTGTCATTAGCTCCAGTGCTGTATTATCACCTTTGGCCCAGATTGTGGATGTTGCACTCAGTTCTGGCCATCAGAGTCAGGCCAGAATCCACAGGCTGTCAAAATTGTTACGTTTGCTCCTGACCAAAACTGGCACGGAGGCACAAGCTGGGTGCCACTGCTTTTTGGAACCTGAAACCGGTTCCAGGTCAAAACTGCTTGCTATATGGGAATCAGCATGTGGGGAGGATTTATCCAGGCTATGGGGTTTGCAATACAAAACCCAACTGACACGTGGaattaaaaatggtttttaTAATTTGAAGGGCagctttttcccatttttttccttcagaaacAAACAACTGTCCTAACCCTTTGCCTTGCGTACCTCAAACATAAACGTAACTCTAACACTTGCAGTTTTCCTAACTACaatcttaaccctaaccctaatcctaaaaTACAAATAAGTATCTGAGAGTCATCTCAAACATGGAATCtgttaaaatggatgaaaaatgaGCTAATTATGATCaattcaacaaaataaataaatggaaatttgtttgttattttcactgaaaaaataccAAACTACAATAGGCTAATGCTTTAGACcccaataattaaaaacaaatatgctcATCCAGATCAAGAACAAACCCTTGCCctgactctctccctcactcccaaAAGTAACCAGAAAGTTTCCTGACTATTTCCTCACTATTGCTTGTGATTTTCCGACCCCTAACGCTAACCCAAAAATCCTACCCCTAAttttaaccttaaccctaaaTATTGCCCAAAGAGTCATCTCAAATAAGGGATTTGCccattaaaaaggaaaacaaacgaaTTATACCTAGCTATGATTCATTCCACAAGGAAACGGCAAGGGGATCtgtgtgaaataataattttattttgaaaaatatatttccccaAGAGCAAAACATTTTGGTTGTTCAGATCCAGAACAAACCTTTACCCTTTTCCCTGCCGCGGAGCATAACCGTAACTTGCCTGAACCataaaaattttcattttcctaccctaaccctacctgaaATTATATCCCAAATCATAACACCAATTATGCCCCAATTATTATAAGCACTTTGTTTCTTGGAAAACCAGTTTTGTGGTCTATTAGAAATTACACAAATGGTACTTTGGCCTAAAAAAGAATTCTTACCCTATTATTTAGGTGATAATGTGACATCAATCTGGTGTGTGGGACATACAATAACTCCACCTTTTGTCTCAAAGTTCATCATGTAAAGTTTAACCTGCTGTTATCTGCTGACTGTATGTAGAAATGAAATTACTTTTGCATTTATGTTGTTGTCTGACATCTTATgtctttactttttaaatttcacatggataacacattttcttgttttgccTTGTGTTGGAAGTGGTGAGAACTTATAGACACTCTAAAAGCAAAACATCTCTTCTATTGTTTGAACAGGGACCAGATTATAAATAATCTGGGAAAGAAATGAATggcaaatgtaatttaatctttaaaaggtttaatcgTGTAATAGCATTCAGTCAGTACATTCAAACAGTTACACGGAAATTCACATTATTGCAATAACTGTCAACCAGAAGAAAAATCACACAAGAATGCTTGTTCTGAATTTCATCTGACTGCCATATCTTGATTAATGAATACTCCACATTGTGCTCCAGCAGT is a window from the Anguilla anguilla isolate fAngAng1 chromosome 3, fAngAng1.pri, whole genome shotgun sequence genome containing:
- the LOC118224305 gene encoding high choriolytic enzyme 1-like, which codes for MDQRLISTILALLLSLSQAHPLVDLGSEADDSALISVQTEDPDDLDITARILQSNNGSSEILMEGDMVVSNTRNAINCWNNQCLWRKSSDGLVEVPYTVSSEFSYYHKKRIENAMKTFNTETCIRFVPRSSQRDFISIESRDGCYSYLGRTGGKQVVSLARYGCVYHGIIQHELNHALGFYHEHTRSDRDEYVRINWENVAPHTIYNFQEQDTNNLNTPYDYTSIMHYGRTAFSTNGLDTITPVPNPNQSIGQRRSMSKGDILRINKLYSC
- the LOC118224304 gene encoding high choriolytic enzyme 1-like — protein: MDQRLTSTILALLLSLSQAHPLVDLGSEADDSPLISIQIEDPDDVDITTSILQSNNGSSEILMEGDLIVSNTRNAMKCWNNQCLWRKSSDGLVEVAYTVSNEFSYYQKKRIENAMKTFNTETCIRFVPRSSQRDFISIESRDGCYSYLGRTGGKQVVSLARYGCVYHGIIQHELNHALGFYHEHTRSDRDEYVRINWENVAPHTIYNFQTQDTNNLNTPYDYTSIMHYGRTAFSTNGMDTITPVPNPNKSIGQRRSMSMGDILRINKLYSC